In Rosa rugosa chromosome 4, drRosRugo1.1, whole genome shotgun sequence, the genomic stretch atatgtatgttgtTTAACAGGTTGTGAGTACCGATCTTCATAGGCTGTATGTACTTTTGATGTAGATAATACGTTTGTGAAGCAATGCTGTACCGGAGAGTCGCTCGATGAGCTTTCTTTGTGTGATTAGTTACTGTGGAAGCATGTAGGAAGAGAGGAGATTGCTAGGTTGAATGTTGTTTAGCTCGTCAATGTTGGATTTTGATATGTTGTTTAAGACCTATCAAATCCCATCCATGAAATTTGCTAAGTTAACCTCTGATTTTAGTTGGCACACCCTTTTCATCTTCTAAAACCTAATATAATAGAAAATCTGACCACATATAATCTGTGTAGAATTCATTTGGTTCTCTATGATCAAATCCTTGCTGGCTTAGTGCTAGCTAAGGTTCTGAATTTATAATTATGAAAACCTGATGGAGAGATTATTCCTGGCTTATGTGTTGCAAATAATACATTGGATATGTGAACTCCAATATTCATTTGAAATATATCCCATGCTTGttctgaacaaaaagaaaattatttttgtcttcattaatgAAAAGGCCCTTGCAGACTGTAATGGGAGTTGCCAAAGCTGCGCCGCTCTCTGAGAGTGATTGGGATGAGAGACTTCTTATTCACATTTGCTATAGTCCAAGGAGGTATCTTTCCTATCTGAACTCAAGTATTGTTTCTCGTTCCAATATGCTCTCTTAATATTGTTGAAGGCTATTGCAGGCTCACTAACAAGTTTATTTGTGTAGATGGACATGTCGAAATTGTATGGTGACTTCAAATATTACATCAAGCAGCCTAAGACCTTGTGACTTCAAAATGGGAAGGGTCCTAACTTCCCTTCAAAGATTTAGGTGCATGTACAACTTCGATATTAGGTATGGTATTTTTCTAAAATTGATATGTCTTTATATTTAACTTAAAAATTGCTTCTGAAAAAGATGTATTATCATTGTCATTGCACCATGAAGGCAGAATTTATTATCTCTTTCTACTGTTTCTGGGTGAAGATTAGGGGGAACTATGATAGTTTCTTTGCATTTGAATGACCTATATGAAAATGAGTAGCCTAGGTTCCTGAAAGTTCTATCTATCAAAAATCATCTGCTATATTTATTGCGCTATAATTACATTTATCTAGATCTTAGAATTCATTGTTTTTCTTCAATGAAAGGTGATTATGAAATCCCTTTTCCATCATGGGTCCTACAAAACAGAGGCATAGAAAGATCAATGAAGTTGAAaggaaaaagtaaaaacaacTTTTGAAACGCCTCGTGCAGTCGTGCCATTTCCCCCCCCCCTTTCTCAGTGGAAACACTCATTTGACTGGTTGATAGAATTCACTAATGTAAAAGTAACCTGCATGCTGATGATTTGACTATCAAGCATATAAATGTCTAACCAAAATTATATTGGAGTCCTTTTTTATGCATTATGGAGGACATTGGAGTTGATCCTCTATTCTTTCCTTGTCTGTTGTACTCTATTTGGCTTATACCTGAGCCACTTGATATGATCTCATAGGACTGAGAATAATATCTTAGTAAATAATAGGATCTGTATTTCCTTTAGTGATACCTCATTGACTAGCTCTAGAATGTGGTCTCATGGTAGAGTTATGTATTCCAGGTTACCTATATCTCACAAGAATTCATCAAATGTTCAGACTATGAGTGAAGCTCTTCGTCATGAAATTTCAGTTCATGCTAAATATTTAAAAAGTGCAAAAGCCATGCTGGATGGAAATTTGGTAAGTAATTGGTTTATTTATCTCCTCACTTGTTACAGTTCTCTGcacaatattttttcttttttctaaaacACTTGTGTGAATATGAAAAGCTGCAACCTGCCCATGTTTGTTGATGCGCTGGATGACCTTATTCTGTCATATGTTGATGTCTTTGATGGTACAATGATTTACCAAACATATAATTTGGAGTCAAAAAGATGTTATCTCAACCTCAGTTGTTTTCTTCTTTAGGAAAGAACTTTCTAACATATAGCAGTACTAGAAGGGCACTTCGATTAATATGGAATCTTTTGGTGTGGAGTTAATTAATTTCACCTCCAGTTTGAACTGATGCATACTAAATCAGTAAGTGTCAGTTTAgtaatttgtttcttttggttttccCTTTTTATTTTGTAGGTCAGTGATTAGGCAATATTAGGAAAATTGAAGGAGAAAAAGcagagggagggagagaaaATGTATATAGAATGGTACATAAAGTTGACAGTAAAAACAACTTGAAGTAGACTatgtttttttccttcattttttgttGTTTCATAGATTGTCCTTCATATCTTCTTTCTGGTCCCCTTTTCTCCCTTCTTTCAGTCTTGTATTTTCCTTTATCTCTAACTAACAGTTGAAATCTAGAACCAAAATCAAAAGTGTGAGAAACTGGGCTCTAATTCTCACCTTAGGCGTAAATTAATTATTGTGCTTTTTCCCTTGCCAGAATCATCTGTCATCAATTTCTAGTTGACTTTTCTAACCTCAACTCTTATACATGTGTTTCTGTCTTGCATAAAATTTTAGGTTGTACACAATGATCTATCCACATCAGATGGTTTGCATGAAGTAGAATTGCTGTTACCATTTGTGGAAGATACTGAAGGTATGTTTATGTATCCCTTAATTTgtttagttttcatttttttctttttgtgatgTCTTAACAATTCTAAGTTTTTATTCTAACATTTGTCTATATTGCGTAAAGTATGCAGCCAAAAAGATGCTCTTGGTGTTCTTGCTTTTAGAGGTTCTGTTTGTTCCTTTGCATACTTAAATATTCGAGAACCAATTTCACAAGCTGTTGCTGATATAAAGGTacataataggaaataactattTATTCTTTGGTCTTGATTTTTGAATgagatgatttatttatttagttttcCAAAGTAATTTAAATTCACAGTTATCATCACACAAAATGCTGTCACTTTTGATTTTGTAATGATTCTTTTAATATAAGGGTATACAGCAGGCCATCACTTTAGATTCTTTGATCTTGATTTAGAATGAAACTAGTTATTGGTTTAGTTTCTCAAGTTAATTTGATTTCACATTTATCAGCAGTTGACTTTAATGCATATTCCTTTGGTAGAGTGCACATGCTCGTTAGAAGTAAGACTCATGTAGGACTGGACTGTATATtacaaatatatattcattggatgaaataaataaaaatctattCTTTCATTTAATTGATCACATCTTTATGTGCCTTGCAAGTACATTTACTTCTAGGACCAACAGGGACTAGTAGGAATGGTCAGGCCCATGGTTTGCTCAACCCAATCTCCCCAACCCACTTTTCAGACCCAGGTTTGATACTGGGGCTCCTGATGAACCCTACAATCTTTAGGAGATAGGAAACTCTAGCTAATAGCTAGTTACCTTGAGGGGGATAGAACCTCAGACCACATGGGAGGTTCTGGGTattgaaaacaagaaaaagaacaagTAAATTCACTTCTATTGGATGGTGTCCAGGATATGTTTTGAAACACTTGAGCACCCTTAATGGTTCATAATTATGTAAGCTTTGTTTCTTAAACTAACTTTTTAATGTATTCAATTTAATTTGCTAGATAAGTTGTTGGGCTGTGCAAATTCCAGTGTCATATTTGCAGTTTTGTTGCGATTACTAGGTATGGCTAAGTAGGGTTTGGGAGCAAAATTTCTCTCACATGCATATTGGTTTCAGCTGTCAATCAAAAGGGGTAATACCACGGAAGCCTTTAAACATCAAGAGAAGCTGTGTTATATATTGTATTTTAATTCCAATCTACTGAAACTAATAGGTGGATGGGACGATTGAATCGATTATTTATTATTAGACATCAGCATAAAGCCAAAAATATATTGCAATGTACTGCATATATGCCAATATGCTGTAATAAAATAGATTTTAATTTCACTGCATTGGAACCAGTAGGTAGATTGACAATTGAAACAATTCGCTGTATCAAATAGGTACAAATGTACTAGTGGAGATCTTAGGGTCCATATAAATAAGGAGTGTTTCTTTTCTATGATATTCAAATATACTCAAAGCTTTGTTTGCTTTTGATGAAGCATTCTTGCATTCTTGCATGTTGGAGATGGTCACGAGGACAGATTGACTTCAGATATAGTAAAAGTAGAACTTCTGCAATGCATAGTGTAAAATTTAAATTATATTAATACATAACATTGCTCTTTAGTTACTGACTAAAATTTTGTTTTGCACCGACCTTGATATTTCTGTGATACTGTATTTTGCTAGTTTTACTCCTCATGGCCATTCCTCACCTACTGTAGAATCTTGaatttcttatatatttttgCAGGATGATATTATCACAAGTCTGCAAAGTAGACTAGATATCATCTGTGATGAGGCAGATGGAGAGACAGGTCCAATTGACACTGGCATCGAGAAAGCAAGAGATGATGCTGATAGCCAGGAAGTAGGAGATGGGATATCCAGTGGGACACCCGTATCCCAAATTGTACTTCAATCATTAAGGTTTGTTATGCTTATTTAATTCAGTAAAACAAGATCCTTCGCAATGAACTTGATTGATAATATGTCATGTCATTTTTATTCACCTGTTATTATACATATTTTCTGTACATTACATTACAGAAAAATgcttcatttattttcttttaataaaactGAAGCAGGTCACTATCTCATCTTTTTCATCTGTTGCACAATCTCCCCGCATCCACTCATTAGGTGTAGTTTATATATAAAACAGGGAAATACCGAAGTACTTTCTTTTAAGATTATATACTACGTTTCCCTTGAAGTTGCAACTCATTTTTCTTGCACTATCACCTTACTTTGATATTGTTTGTGGGTTATTTTTTCATGTCGCAAAATATTGAAATCAGTTAAggctaagagcatctccaacggtGCTCCCTATTTTTTCATcacttttattaaaaaaatagctAAGATTTATATTAGGAGCTACTTTTAGGGAACGAAAAAATCTTTCTCCAAATTATAAGGAGCCACAATTTACTATTCTCTTTTTAAGTTTAATATTTATACTTCATAATTATGGCAAACaaatcataaaataaaaaaattggaaaTTTAAATAGGGAATTAATTGATTAATGCACTAGGGagccattttctctctctcctcagatTTAGGAGCACCTAGTGATTCCCCTATTTGAGGAGCACACATACAGAGCAAGGTtggagctttttttttttttttcctggctTTCCCTAAATTTTGTGTAAGGAGCTCAATTAGAGAGCGCATTGGACATGCTGTAAAGCATATGTTAGACTGGTAGCAAGGTTCCTTTCGTTGGAAGCATCAGGCAGATACGGATGCTGAACTCGTCTTCCCTCTTATCTTTGATATTTCCCGACTACCATATGTCCCCGAAATACCAGATTCAGGAATTTGCCCATTTTGAGAagtaagaagaggaagaagatttaTTGTCAGTATCTGTGACCCTTCTTTCATTCTGCTAGCTCTGTTCTATAATTTGATTGGGAGAATTGAGTTCTTTTTCGTCTGATGTGGGATTTGTAAAAACAGCTGGGTGAGTCCGGGTTTTCGTAAAGTAAGCTGAGTCACTGACTGTTCAGTATCTACAATTGTTTGAGCTAGATGGTTTAGACTTCTAGTTGTTTGGACTGTTTCTAGATGGACCCCTCTTGGGGCctcttttatttatatttttggttATGGCTACTCTGATCTGTTTTTAGTACAGGCATTTACGGTTGTAATGGCCTACTCTGATTTCTTATTTCCTCTTGGTCTGTATTACTTTGGTTTCTGATGTAATGGGTGTTTTCTTTCTGTACTGATGTtatggccttttttttttgtcgcaGAAAAGTGGTGTTACAGGTTATTAATTACAAGGGTTCAATGGTTTAATTTTACga encodes the following:
- the LOC133745603 gene encoding uncharacterized protein LOC133745603 isoform X3, producing MVKAVIGEETQLKLAEARLEQSSSTPAQVGLVIGKLSSTLDRGFVFDLVPTPPNDAGAPPCSLVEPDKRKGLKPKSQSSDSHSLSIDKDWVAEHARQVSRMLVGGMKVVGIYIWISDNAFKNSNIVLCQTVMGVAKAAPLSESDWDERLLIHICYSPRRWTCRNCMVTSNITSSSLRPCDFKMGRVLTSLQRFRCMYNFDIRLPISHKNSSNVQTMSEALRHEISVHAKYLKSAKAMLDGNLVVHNDLSTSDGLHEVELLLPFVEDTEVCSQKDALGVLAFRGSVCSFAYLNIREPISQAVADIKVWLSRVWEQNFSHMHIGFSCQSKGDDIITSLQSRLDIICDEADGETGPIDTGIEKARDDADSQEVGDGISSGTPVSQIVLQSLRKACGLSLPRRVFIPWLAGTFVCDYLQPSETFEVLKDTYVWSLDCH